In a genomic window of Enterobacter asburiae:
- the sdaB gene encoding L-serine ammonia-lyase II has product MISVFDIFKIGIGPSSSHTVGPMKAGKQFTDDLIARGILHDITRVVVDVYGSLSLTGKGHHTDIAIIMGLAGNLPDTVDIDAIPGFIQDVNTHGRLLLANGEHEVEFPVDHCMNFHADNLSLHENGMRITALAGDKAVYSQTYYSIGGGFIVDEDHFGQTTTSSVEVPYPYKTAADLQRHCQETGLSLSGLMMKNELALHSKEELEQHFASVWEVMRGGIERGITTEGVLPGKLRVPRRAAALRRMLVSTDKTTTDPMAVVDWINMFALAVNEENAAGGRVVTAPTNGACGIVPAVLAYYDKFIREVNANSLARYLLVASAIGSLYKMNASISGAEVGCQGEVGVACSMAAAGLAELLGASPAQVCIAAEIGMEHNLGLTCDPVAGQVQVPCIERNAIASVKAVNAARMALRRTSEPRVCLDKVIETMYETGKDMNAKYRETSRGGLAMKIVTCD; this is encoded by the coding sequence ATGATTAGCGTATTCGATATTTTCAAAATCGGTATTGGTCCTTCCAGCTCTCACACCGTCGGACCAATGAAAGCCGGTAAGCAGTTCACGGATGACTTGATTGCACGCGGCATTCTGCACGACATCACCCGCGTGGTTGTCGATGTGTACGGCTCGCTTTCCCTGACCGGGAAAGGCCACCATACCGATATCGCCATTATCATGGGCCTGGCGGGAAATCTGCCGGATACCGTTGATATTGACGCGATCCCTGGCTTCATCCAGGACGTGAACACCCACGGTCGTTTGCTGCTGGCAAACGGTGAGCATGAGGTTGAATTCCCGGTTGACCACTGCATGAATTTCCATGCGGACAACCTGTCGCTGCACGAAAACGGCATGCGCATTACCGCGCTGGCCGGCGACAAAGCGGTTTACAGCCAGACGTATTACTCCATCGGCGGCGGCTTTATCGTCGACGAAGACCACTTTGGTCAAACCACCACCTCTTCTGTTGAGGTGCCGTATCCGTACAAAACCGCGGCGGACCTCCAGCGCCACTGCCAGGAGACGGGTCTTTCCCTCTCCGGTCTGATGATGAAAAACGAGCTGGCCCTTCACAGCAAAGAAGAGCTGGAACAGCACTTCGCTAGCGTCTGGGAAGTGATGCGCGGCGGCATTGAGCGCGGGATCACCACCGAAGGCGTGCTGCCGGGCAAGCTTCGCGTACCGCGTCGTGCGGCGGCGCTGCGCCGTATGCTGGTGAGCACCGACAAAACGACAACGGACCCGATGGCCGTCGTCGACTGGATCAACATGTTCGCCCTGGCGGTGAACGAAGAGAACGCCGCAGGGGGCCGCGTGGTCACTGCGCCAACCAACGGTGCATGCGGTATCGTTCCGGCCGTGCTGGCGTACTACGATAAGTTTATCCGTGAAGTGAACGCCAACTCGCTGGCGCGCTACCTGCTGGTCGCCAGCGCGATTGGTTCGCTGTATAAAATGAACGCCTCCATTTCCGGTGCGGAAGTCGGCTGTCAGGGTGAAGTCGGCGTGGCGTGCTCCATGGCGGCGGCAGGTCTGGCGGAGCTGTTGGGCGCAAGCCCGGCGCAGGTGTGCATCGCTGCGGAAATCGGCATGGAACATAACCTGGGGCTAACCTGCGATCCGGTTGCCGGACAGGTACAGGTGCCGTGCATCGAGCGAAACGCGATCGCCTCCGTCAAGGCGGTGAACGCGGCGCGTATGGCGCTGCGCCGCACCAGCGAACCGCGCGTATGTCTCGATAAAGTTATCGAAACCATGTACGAAACCGGTAAAGATATGAACGCCAAATACCGCGAAACCTCTCGCGGCGGCCTGGCGATGAAGATCGTGACCTGCGATTAA
- the syd gene encoding SecY-interacting protein, producing MDIETANALTTFTTRYCDAWHEKHGTWPQSADLYGVPSPCIISSQDDNVIWQPKPNTAEQNVNAVERAMDLVVQPAVHAFYASQFAGDMPARFGDLTLMLLQTWSEDDLQRVQENLIGHLVTQKRLKLSPTLFIATLDSELDVISVCNLSGEVIKETIGTRNRETLAPSLADFLTQLEPLL from the coding sequence GTGGACATCGAAACCGCAAATGCCCTTACTACCTTCACGACCCGCTATTGCGATGCATGGCATGAAAAGCACGGAACATGGCCGCAAAGCGCTGATTTATATGGCGTGCCGTCGCCGTGCATTATCTCTTCGCAGGATGACAACGTTATCTGGCAGCCGAAGCCCAATACCGCTGAGCAAAATGTAAATGCGGTTGAACGGGCTATGGACCTTGTGGTACAACCAGCGGTTCATGCGTTTTATGCCTCGCAGTTTGCAGGGGATATGCCCGCGCGCTTTGGTGATTTGACGCTGATGCTGTTGCAGACCTGGAGCGAAGACGATCTGCAGCGTGTTCAGGAAAACCTGATTGGTCATCTGGTCACGCAAAAACGCCTTAAGCTTTCTCCGACGCTCTTTATTGCCACGCTGGACAGCGAACTGGATGTGATATCCGTGTGCAACCTGTCCGGGGAAGTGATTAAAGAGACCATCGGTACCCGCAATCGCGAAACTCTCGCCCCCTCTCTTGCGGATTTCCTTACCCAGCTTGAGCCACTTCTGTAA
- the queF gene encoding NADPH-dependent 7-cyano-7-deazaguanine reductase QueF, with translation MSYENHQALTGLTLGKSTDYRDTYDAGLLQGVPRSLNRDPLGLHADALPFVGGDIWTLYELSWLNARGLPQVAVGHVELDYASQNLVESKSFKLYLNSFNQTKFNSWDDVQQTLERDLTACAQGKVSVSLYRLHELEGQPIAHFHGTCIDEQDIEVENYDFSADYLENAASGKVVEETLVSHLLKSNCLITHQPDWGSVQIQYRGPKIDREKLLRYLVSFRNHNEFHEQCVERIFNDIQRFCQPEKLSVYARYTRRGGLDINPWRTNTDFVPATGRLVRQ, from the coding sequence ATGTCTTACGAAAATCATCAGGCGTTAACCGGCTTAACGCTGGGTAAATCGACCGATTACCGCGATACCTACGATGCAGGCCTGCTGCAGGGTGTGCCGCGCAGCCTGAACCGTGATCCCCTTGGACTGCATGCGGACGCATTGCCGTTTGTCGGCGGCGATATCTGGACGCTGTACGAACTCTCGTGGCTTAACGCGCGCGGTCTGCCTCAGGTGGCGGTCGGCCACGTTGAGCTGGATTACGCCAGCCAGAACCTGGTGGAATCCAAAAGCTTTAAGCTCTATCTCAACAGCTTTAACCAGACCAAATTTAACAGCTGGGATGATGTTCAGCAGACGCTGGAACGCGATTTAACCGCCTGCGCACAGGGAAAGGTGAGCGTGTCACTGTACCGCCTGCACGAGCTGGAGGGGCAGCCGATTGCCCACTTCCACGGGACCTGCATCGACGAGCAGGACATCGAGGTGGAGAATTATGATTTCAGCGCAGATTACCTCGAAAACGCGGCGAGCGGAAAAGTGGTTGAAGAGACGCTGGTCAGCCATCTGCTAAAGTCTAACTGCCTGATTACCCACCAGCCGGACTGGGGCTCGGTGCAGATCCAGTACCGCGGGCCGAAAATTGACCGGGAAAAGCTGCTGCGCTATCTGGTGTCGTTCCGCAATCACAACGAATTCCACGAGCAGTGCGTGGAGCGCATTTTTAACGATATTCAGCGTTTCTGCCAGCCGGAAAAGCTGAGCGTCTACGCGCGCTATACCCGCCGTGGCGGGCTGGACATTAACCCGTGGCGCACCAACACCGATTTTGTGCCGGCAACGGGTCGGCTGGTACGTCAATAA
- a CDS encoding YgdI/YgdR family lipoprotein: MNKTAAIISACAFTFALSACSGNNYVMHTNDGRSIVSEGKPTTDNDTGMISYKDANGNKQQINRTDVKEMKEIEH, translated from the coding sequence ATGAATAAGACAGCTGCAATCATTTCTGCCTGTGCGTTTACTTTTGCCCTGAGCGCCTGTTCCGGTAACAATTACGTGATGCACACCAACGATGGTCGTTCTATCGTTTCGGAAGGGAAACCGACTACTGATAACGATACCGGGATGATTTCGTATAAAGATGCTAACGGGAACAAGCAGCAGATCAACCGCACGGACGTGAAAGAGATGAAAGAGATCGAGCACTAA
- the xni gene encoding flap endonuclease Xni, which produces MAVHLLIVDALNLIRRIHAVQGTPCKDTCLHALEQLIRHSEPTHVVAVFDDEARNSGWRHQRLPDYKAGRAPMPDDLHAEMPALRAAFEQRGVPCWGAHGNEADDLAATLAVKVASAGHQATIVSTDKGYCQLLSPTIRIRDYFQKRWLDAPFIASEFGVSPEQLPDYWGLAGISSSKVPGVAGIGPKSAAQLLTDFQSLEGIYSRLDDVPEKWRKKLEAHKEMAFICRDVATLRTDLQLDGNLQQLRLER; this is translated from the coding sequence GTGGCTGTTCATTTGCTTATCGTCGACGCGCTCAATCTGATTCGCCGGATCCATGCGGTACAAGGCACGCCCTGCAAGGACACCTGCCTGCACGCGCTGGAGCAGCTCATTCGCCACAGCGAACCGACGCATGTCGTGGCCGTGTTTGATGACGAAGCGCGCAACAGCGGCTGGCGACATCAGCGCCTGCCCGACTACAAAGCCGGACGCGCACCGATGCCGGACGATCTGCATGCCGAAATGCCCGCCCTCCGGGCCGCCTTTGAGCAGCGCGGCGTCCCCTGCTGGGGCGCACACGGCAATGAAGCTGACGACCTGGCCGCGACACTTGCGGTAAAGGTGGCCAGCGCAGGACACCAGGCGACGATCGTTTCAACCGACAAAGGCTACTGCCAGCTCCTTTCACCCACGATCCGCATTCGCGATTATTTCCAGAAACGCTGGCTCGATGCCCCCTTCATTGCCAGCGAGTTTGGCGTTTCGCCAGAGCAATTGCCTGACTACTGGGGGCTGGCGGGGATAAGCAGCTCAAAGGTGCCGGGGGTTGCAGGCATAGGGCCGAAGAGCGCCGCCCAGCTGCTGACGGACTTTCAGAGCCTGGAAGGAATTTACTCTCGTCTGGATGACGTACCGGAAAAATGGCGCAAGAAGCTGGAAGCGCATAAAGAGATGGCGTTTATCTGCCGGGATGTAGCGACGTTACGAACGGATTTACAGCTGGACGGGAATTTGCAGCAGTTAAGGTTAGAACGGTAA
- the truC gene encoding tRNA pseudouridine(65) synthase TruC: MTLEILYQDEWLVAVNKPSGWLVHRSWLDRDEKVVVMQTVRDQIGQHVFTAHRLDRPTSGVLLMGLSSEAGRLLAQQFEQHQIQKRYHAIVRGWLTESATLDYPLVEELDKIADKFSRDDKGPQPAVTDYRGMAIAEMPVATSKFPTTRYSLVELLPKTGRKHQLRRHLAHLRHPIIGDSKHGDLRQNRSAAEHFGCNRLMLHASELSLTHPFTGEPLIIRAGLDDVWMQALSQFGWRGQLPENERVEFVSGNVQDER, from the coding sequence ATGACGCTGGAAATCCTCTATCAGGATGAATGGCTGGTAGCGGTGAACAAACCGTCTGGCTGGCTGGTGCACCGCAGCTGGCTCGATCGCGACGAGAAAGTGGTGGTGATGCAGACCGTGCGCGACCAGATTGGTCAGCATGTTTTTACCGCCCATCGTCTCGACAGGCCCACTTCCGGCGTGCTGCTGATGGGGCTTTCCAGCGAGGCGGGCCGCCTGTTGGCACAGCAGTTCGAGCAGCATCAGATCCAGAAGCGCTACCATGCGATCGTCCGTGGCTGGCTGACCGAATCCGCCACGCTCGACTATCCGCTGGTGGAGGAGCTGGACAAAATCGCCGATAAATTTTCCCGGGATGACAAAGGTCCGCAGCCTGCAGTGACGGATTATCGCGGCATGGCGATCGCGGAAATGCCGGTGGCAACAAGCAAGTTTCCCACCACACGCTACAGCCTGGTTGAGCTTTTGCCCAAAACCGGGCGCAAGCACCAGCTTCGTCGCCACCTTGCGCACCTGCGCCACCCGATAATTGGCGATAGCAAGCACGGCGATCTGCGCCAGAACCGCAGCGCGGCAGAGCATTTTGGCTGTAATCGTTTAATGCTGCACGCCAGCGAGCTTAGCCTGACTCACCCGTTTACCGGCGAACCATTGATCATCCGTGCGGGGCTGGACGACGTCTGGATGCAGGCGCTGTCACAGTTTGGCTGGCGGGGGCAACTCCCCGAAAATGAAAGGGTTGAGTTTGTATCAGGCAACGTTCAGGATGAACGGTAA
- the gcvA gene encoding glycine cleavage system transcriptional regulator GcvA, protein MSKRLPPLNALRVFDAAARHLSFTRAADELFVTQAAVSHQIKSLEDFLGLKLFRRRNRSLLLTEEGQSYFQDIKEIFSQLTEATRKLQARSAKGALTVSLLPSFAIQWLVPRLSSFNSAYPGIDVRIQAVDRQEDKLADDVDVAIFYGRGNWPGLRVEKLYAEYLLPVCSPLLLTGDKALKTPADLAQHTLLHDASRRDWQTYTRQLGLSHINVQQGPIFSHSAMVLQAAIHGQGVALANNVMAQSEIEAGRLVCPFNDVLVSKNAFYLVCHDSQAELGKIAAFRQWILAKAASEQEKFRFRYEQ, encoded by the coding sequence ATGTCAAAGCGATTGCCACCCCTTAACGCATTACGGGTTTTTGATGCAGCAGCACGTCACCTGAGCTTCACCCGTGCGGCAGATGAGCTTTTTGTGACACAGGCCGCAGTAAGTCACCAAATCAAGTCTCTGGAGGATTTCCTGGGCCTTAAGCTGTTCCGCCGACGCAATCGTTCATTGCTGTTGACCGAAGAGGGGCAGAGCTATTTTCAGGATATAAAAGAGATTTTTTCCCAGCTAACGGAAGCCACACGTAAGCTGCAGGCCCGCAGTGCAAAAGGTGCCCTGACTGTTAGTTTATTGCCCAGTTTTGCCATTCAGTGGCTGGTGCCAAGGCTCTCAAGCTTTAACTCAGCTTATCCGGGGATCGACGTTCGAATCCAGGCGGTGGATCGTCAGGAAGACAAGCTGGCCGATGATGTGGATGTCGCTATTTTTTATGGTCGCGGTAACTGGCCGGGCTTGCGTGTTGAGAAATTATACGCAGAATATCTGCTGCCGGTCTGTTCGCCTCTGCTTTTAACGGGCGACAAGGCGCTGAAAACACCCGCTGACCTTGCGCAGCATACGCTTTTACATGATGCCTCTCGCCGCGACTGGCAAACTTATACCCGTCAATTAGGTCTTAGTCATATAAACGTGCAGCAGGGCCCCATTTTTAGCCACAGTGCGATGGTGCTACAGGCTGCCATTCACGGACAGGGCGTGGCGTTGGCGAATAACGTCATGGCGCAGTCCGAAATTGAGGCAGGCCGTCTGGTTTGCCCTTTTAATGATGTACTGGTCAGTAAGAATGCGTTTTATCTGGTTTGTCATGACAGTCAGGCAGAACTGGGTAAAATAGCCGCCTTCCGGCAGTGGATACTGGCGAAAGCGGCAAGCGAGCAAGAAAAATTCCGCTTCAGGTATGAACAATAA
- a CDS encoding LOG family protein — protein MITHISPLGSMDMLSQLEVDMLKRTASSDLYQLFRNCSLAVLNSGSLTDNSKELLSRFESFDINVLRRERGVKLEVINPPEEAFVDGRIIRSLQANLFAVLRDILFVNGQIHNAGRFQHLDLESSVHITNLVFSILRNARALHVGEAPNMVVCWGGHSINETEYLYARRVGTQLGLRELNICTGCGPGAMEAPMKGAAVGHAQQRYKEGRFIGMTEPSIIAAEPPNPLVNELIIMPDIEKRLEAFVRIAHGIIIFPGGVGTAEELLYLLGILMNPANKDQVLPLILTGPKESADYFRVLDEFIVHTLGEAARRHYRIIIDDAAEVARQMKKAMPLVKENRRDTGDAYSFNWSIRIAPDLQIPFEPTHENMANLKLYPDQPVEVLAADLRRAFSGIVAGNVKEMGIRAIEQYGPYKIHGDPEMMRRMDDMLQGFVAQHRMKLPGSAYIPCYEICT, from the coding sequence TTGATTACACATATTAGCCCGCTTGGCTCAATGGATATGTTGTCGCAGCTGGAAGTGGACATGCTTAAACGCACGGCCAGCAGCGATCTTTATCAACTGTTTCGTAACTGTTCACTTGCCGTACTGAACTCCGGAAGCCTGACAGATAACAGTAAAGAACTGCTGTCCCGCTTCGAAAGCTTTGATATTAACGTGCTGCGCCGCGAGCGCGGCGTGAAGCTTGAAGTCATCAACCCGCCGGAAGAGGCCTTTGTCGACGGGCGTATCATTCGTTCCCTTCAGGCTAACCTGTTTGCGGTGCTGCGCGATATCCTGTTTGTTAACGGGCAGATCCACAACGCAGGCCGCTTCCAGCATCTCGACCTGGAAAGCTCGGTCCATATCACCAACCTGGTGTTCTCTATTCTGCGCAACGCCCGCGCCCTGCACGTTGGCGAAGCACCGAACATGGTCGTCTGCTGGGGCGGCCACTCGATTAACGAAACCGAATATCTCTATGCCCGTCGGGTCGGAACGCAGCTTGGCCTGCGCGAGCTGAATATCTGTACCGGCTGTGGTCCGGGTGCGATGGAAGCACCAATGAAAGGTGCAGCGGTGGGTCATGCGCAGCAGCGTTACAAAGAAGGACGGTTTATCGGCATGACTGAGCCGTCAATCATTGCCGCCGAGCCGCCTAACCCGCTGGTCAATGAGCTGATTATCATGCCGGATATCGAGAAGCGCCTTGAGGCGTTTGTCCGTATCGCTCACGGGATTATCATCTTCCCGGGCGGCGTGGGAACGGCGGAAGAGCTGCTCTATCTGCTGGGGATTCTGATGAACCCGGCCAACAAAGATCAGGTTCTGCCGCTGATCCTGACCGGGCCAAAAGAGAGCGCCGACTACTTCCGCGTGCTGGACGAGTTTATCGTGCATACGCTGGGCGAAGCCGCACGTCGTCACTATCGCATCATCATTGATGACGCGGCGGAAGTGGCGCGTCAGATGAAAAAAGCGATGCCGCTGGTGAAAGAGAATCGTCGTGATACCGGTGATGCGTACAGCTTTAACTGGTCAATCCGTATTGCACCAGACCTTCAGATCCCGTTCGAGCCTACCCATGAAAATATGGCGAACCTGAAACTCTATCCGGACCAGCCGGTGGAAGTGCTGGCCGCCGACCTGCGTCGCGCCTTCTCCGGGATTGTGGCGGGGAACGTGAAGGAGATGGGCATCCGCGCGATTGAGCAGTATGGTCCGTACAAGATCCACGGCGACCCGGAGATGATGCGCCGTATGGATGACATGCTGCAGGGCTTTGTGGCTCAACACCGTATGAAGTTGCCGGGTTCAGCCTACATTCCGTGCTACGAAATCTGCACGTAA
- a CDS encoding DUF423 domain-containing protein, with product MTSRFMLIFAAVSGFIFVALGAFGAHVLSKSLGAVEMGWIQTGLEYQAFHTLAIFGLAVAMQRRISIWFYWSSVFMALGTVLFSGSLYCLALSHLRLWAFVTPVGGVSFLAGWVLMFIGAIRLKRKGVVHE from the coding sequence ATGACCAGCCGATTCATGCTGATTTTTGCCGCGGTGAGTGGCTTTATTTTTGTTGCACTGGGCGCCTTTGGCGCGCACGTATTGAGCAAGTCTTTGGGCGCCGTCGAGATGGGCTGGATCCAGACCGGCCTTGAATACCAGGCGTTCCATACGCTGGCTATTTTTGGGCTGGCGGTGGCGATGCAGCGCCGGATCAGCATCTGGTTTTACTGGAGTAGCGTATTTATGGCGCTGGGTACCGTGCTGTTCAGCGGCAGCCTTTACTGCCTGGCACTCTCGCATTTGCGCCTCTGGGCGTTTGTTACACCTGTCGGCGGCGTCAGCTTCCTGGCGGGATGGGTATTAATGTTTATCGGAGCTATCCGTCTGAAACGCAAGGGCGTTGTTCATGAATAA
- a CDS encoding HAAAP family serine/threonine permease produces the protein METTQTSTVASIESRSGWRKTDTMWMLGLYGTAIGAGVLFLPINAGVGGLIPLIIMAIIAFPMTYFAHRGLTRFVLSGKNPGEDITEVVEEHFGVGAGKLITLLYFFAIYPILLVYSVAITNTVESFMTHQLHMTPPPRAILSLILIVGMMTIVRFGEQMIVKAMSVLVFPFVAALMLLACYLIPQWNGAALETLSLSSASATGNGLLMTLWLAIPVMVFSFNHSPIISSFAVAKREEYGNGAEKKCSSILARAHVMMVLTVMFFVFSCVLSLSPADLAAAKEQNISILSYLANHFNAPLIAWMAPIIAMIAITKSFLGHYLGAREGFNGMVIKSLRGKGKSIEINKLNKITALFMLLTTWAVATLNPSILGMIETLGGPVIAMILFLMPMYAIQKVPAMRKYSGQVSNVFVVIMGLIAISAIFYSLYTMF, from the coding sequence ATGGAAACCACTCAAACCAGCACCGTTGCTTCGATTGAATCCCGAAGTGGTTGGCGCAAAACGGATACCATGTGGATGCTTGGCCTTTACGGCACGGCAATCGGCGCTGGTGTACTGTTCCTTCCTATCAACGCAGGCGTCGGCGGTCTGATTCCGCTGATCATTATGGCCATCATCGCCTTCCCGATGACCTACTTCGCACACCGCGGTCTGACCCGCTTCGTGCTGTCCGGTAAAAACCCGGGCGAAGACATCACCGAAGTGGTTGAAGAGCACTTCGGCGTTGGCGCAGGTAAACTGATTACCCTTCTCTACTTCTTCGCGATTTACCCAATTCTGCTGGTTTACAGCGTGGCGATCACCAACACCGTTGAAAGCTTCATGACGCACCAGCTGCACATGACGCCGCCACCGCGTGCGATTCTGTCTCTGATCCTGATCGTGGGTATGATGACCATCGTGCGCTTCGGCGAGCAGATGATTGTTAAGGCCATGAGCGTGCTGGTATTCCCGTTTGTGGCTGCGCTGATGCTGCTGGCCTGCTACCTGATCCCACAGTGGAACGGTGCAGCGCTGGAAACCCTGTCCCTGAGCAGCGCGTCTGCGACCGGTAACGGCCTGCTGATGACCCTGTGGCTGGCGATCCCGGTAATGGTCTTCTCCTTCAACCACTCCCCAATCATCTCCTCTTTCGCCGTGGCGAAACGCGAAGAGTACGGTAATGGTGCAGAGAAGAAGTGCTCCAGCATCCTGGCCCGCGCTCACGTGATGATGGTGCTGACCGTTATGTTCTTCGTCTTCAGCTGCGTACTGAGCCTCTCCCCGGCGGACCTGGCGGCAGCGAAAGAGCAGAACATCTCTATTCTGTCTTACCTGGCAAACCACTTTAACGCACCGCTGATTGCGTGGATGGCACCGATCATCGCGATGATCGCCATCACCAAATCCTTCCTGGGCCACTACCTGGGCGCACGTGAAGGCTTCAACGGTATGGTGATTAAATCTCTGCGCGGTAAAGGCAAGAGCATTGAAATCAACAAGCTGAACAAAATCACTGCACTGTTCATGCTGCTCACCACCTGGGCGGTAGCAACGCTGAACCCAAGCATCCTGGGCATGATTGAAACCCTGGGTGGCCCGGTTATCGCGATGATTCTGTTCCTGATGCCGATGTACGCGATTCAGAAAGTGCCTGCCATGCGCAAGTACAGCGGCCAGGTCAGCAACGTGTTTGTGGTTATCATGGGCCTTATCGCTATCTCTGCGATCTTCTACTCCCTGTACACCATGTTCTGA
- a CDS encoding flavodoxin, giving the protein MAEVGIFVGTMYGNSLLVAEEAEAILTSRGHKATVYEDPELADWEKYKDKYILVVTSTTGQGDLPDSIVPLFQGIKDQLGYQPDVHYGIIALGDSSYANFCGGGKQFDALLQEQSAKRVGEMLLIDAGEHPEPESESNPWVEHWATLLK; this is encoded by the coding sequence ATGGCTGAAGTAGGCATTTTTGTCGGCACGATGTACGGCAACTCGCTGCTGGTAGCGGAAGAGGCTGAGGCGATTTTGACAAGCCGGGGCCATAAAGCCACAGTCTATGAAGATCCAGAGCTGGCGGACTGGGAAAAGTATAAAGATAAATACATTCTGGTGGTGACCTCCACCACCGGGCAGGGCGATCTGCCGGACAGCATCGTGCCGCTTTTCCAGGGTATTAAAGACCAGCTTGGCTACCAGCCTGACGTTCACTACGGCATCATTGCCCTGGGTGATAGCTCCTACGCCAACTTCTGCGGCGGCGGTAAGCAGTTCGATGCGCTTCTTCAGGAACAGAGCGCTAAGCGCGTCGGCGAGATGCTGCTGATCGATGCCGGTGAGCATCCTGAACCCGAAAGCGAGTCGAACCCGTGGG
- the rlmM gene encoding 23S rRNA (cytidine(2498)-2'-O)-methyltransferase RlmM — protein sequence MNKVVLYCRPGFEKECAAEITDKAAKREVFGFARVKENAGYVVFECYQPEDADKLARELPFSSLIFARQMFVAGELLKDLPPEDRITPIVGMLQGVVEKGGDLRVEVADTNESKELMKFCRKFTVPLRAALRDAGILTNYETPKRPVVHIFFIAPGCCYAGYSYTNNNSPFFMGIPRLKFPADAPSRSTLKLEEAFHVFIPADEWDERLANGMYAVDLGACPGGWTYQLVKRNMWVSSVDNGPMAQSLMDTGQVTWLREDGFRYRPTRNNISWMVCDMVEKPAKVAALMASWLVNGWCRETIFNLKLPMKKRYEEVSQNLAYIQAQLDEHGINVEIQARQLYHDREEVTVHIRRWWAAVGGRRDER from the coding sequence ATGAATAAGGTTGTTTTATATTGTCGCCCGGGGTTTGAGAAAGAGTGCGCCGCGGAAATTACCGATAAAGCGGCGAAGCGTGAAGTCTTCGGTTTTGCCCGCGTCAAAGAGAATGCGGGTTATGTGGTATTCGAATGTTATCAGCCTGAAGACGCCGACAAGCTGGCGCGCGAGCTGCCGTTCAGCTCGCTGATCTTCGCCCGCCAGATGTTCGTCGCGGGTGAGCTGCTGAAAGACCTTCCGCCGGAAGATCGCATCACGCCGATTGTGGGCATGCTGCAGGGCGTGGTGGAGAAGGGCGGCGACCTGCGCGTTGAGGTTGCCGATACCAACGAAAGCAAAGAGCTGATGAAGTTTTGCCGTAAGTTCACCGTGCCGCTGCGCGCTGCGCTGCGTGACGCGGGCATACTGACGAACTACGAAACGCCGAAGCGTCCGGTGGTGCATATCTTCTTTATCGCACCGGGCTGCTGCTATGCGGGCTATTCGTACACCAATAACAATTCGCCATTCTTTATGGGCATCCCGCGTCTGAAGTTCCCGGCAGATGCGCCGAGCCGTTCAACCCTGAAGCTGGAAGAGGCGTTTCACGTCTTTATCCCGGCAGATGAGTGGGACGAGCGTCTGGCTAACGGCATGTATGCCGTCGACCTTGGCGCGTGCCCGGGCGGCTGGACCTATCAGCTGGTGAAACGCAACATGTGGGTGTCGTCTGTGGATAACGGCCCGATGGCGCAAAGCCTGATGGATACCGGGCAGGTGACCTGGCTGCGTGAGGACGGTTTCCGCTATCGCCCAACCCGCAACAACATCTCCTGGATGGTGTGCGACATGGTGGAGAAGCCGGCGAAAGTTGCCGCGCTGATGGCCTCCTGGCTGGTGAACGGCTGGTGCCGTGAGACCATTTTCAACCTCAAGCTGCCGATGAAAAAGCGCTACGAGGAGGTATCCCAGAACCTGGCCTATATTCAGGCACAGCTGGATGAGCACGGTATTAACGTGGAGATCCAGGCGCGTCAGTTGTACCACGACCGTGAAGAGGTGACGGTGCACATTCGTCGCTGGTGGGCGGCTGTAGGCGGACGTCGCGACGAGCGATAA
- a CDS encoding YqcC family protein, producing MTQHDSVRAQLHAIEALLRQHQLWQETAPQPEAFASTQPFCLDTLAPFEWLQWVLIPRMHALLEGGHPLPQAFAVSPYYEMALEATHPARAVMLIELEKLDALFAGDEA from the coding sequence ATGACGCAACACGATAGCGTTCGTGCTCAATTGCACGCCATCGAAGCCCTTTTGCGCCAACATCAGCTGTGGCAGGAGACTGCGCCGCAGCCGGAAGCGTTCGCCAGTACCCAGCCATTCTGCCTGGATACGCTGGCCCCGTTCGAGTGGCTCCAGTGGGTATTAATTCCGAGAATGCACGCGCTGCTGGAAGGCGGCCACCCGCTGCCGCAGGCGTTTGCTGTTTCTCCCTATTATGAAATGGCGCTTGAGGCGACGCACCCTGCTCGGGCTGTCATGCTGATTGAGCTGGAAAAACTGGACGCCCTGTTTGCCGGTGATGAGGCATGA